TCCTTTTTTTTAATGCATATATATTTTTGGTATTTTATTGAATAAATCTTCCAATTCAATCAGAAAATAATGGCAAAAAGAAGAGGAGTATACATATGGATACCGTAACATTAGCAAGAGCATTTTTTGGTTCTTCACTAGCATTCCACATTATCTTTGCAACACTTGGAGTCGGGCTTTCATTGATGATTTTTATAAGTGAAATACTCTATCACTGGAAGAAAGATTCCGACTATGCCATTATGGCAAAAAGATGGACGAAGGCTTTTGCTATCCTTCTCGGTGTAGCAATTCCAACTGGAACAATTGTTGGTGTACAAATTTCACTTCTTTGGCCTGGTTTCGCCAAAATTGTTGGCCAAGTTATTTCCGTCCCGTTTCAAATTGAGATTTTCGCCTTCTTTTTAGAGGCTTTATTCATGTCTATTTATGTATATGCAGCTGATAAATTACCTCCATTTATGAGGTTAATCTCGTTATTTTTCGTTATGATTGGCGCCACTGCATCCGCCGTGCTTATTACATCAGCAAATACATGGATGAATACACCTGCGGGCTTTTCAATGGGACCAGATGGCTCAGTTTTTAACGTTGATCCTTGGAAAGCTTTCTTTAACCCAAGCTTTGGCACAAGTGCATTCCACGTCGTTATTACAGCTTATGCAGCCGGAGCAGCCGTCATCGCTTCCATCGCTGGATTTAAATTATTAAAGAAAAATTTAAGTGCGCGTGAAATTGCTTATCATAAAAAAGGATTACTGTTAGGGCTTGTCGTTACATTT
This genomic interval from Bacillus cereus contains the following:
- the cydA gene encoding cytochrome ubiquinol oxidase subunit I, yielding MDTVTLARAFFGSSLAFHIIFATLGVGLSLMIFISEILYHWKKDSDYAIMAKRWTKAFAILLGVAIPTGTIVGVQISLLWPGFAKIVGQVISVPFQIEIFAFFLEALFMSIYVYAADKLPPFMRLISLFFVMIGATASAVLITSANTWMNTPAGFSMGPDGSVFNVDPWKAFFNPSFGTSAFHVVITAYAAGAAVIASIAGFKLLKKNLSAREIAYHKKGLLLGLVVTFITGATMWISGHESAIALHKHSPEKLASAEALFETTSHAPLSIGGVVDPNTLELNYALEIPNMLSLLVGLDPSTVVKGLNEFPQETWPPFYTHTLFNLMVGTAAFTFAVAAIALLYWYFVYRKKGAELPKWLLWGAAACGPVMMLGIEFGWIFSCSGRQPWTIYGMQRTVDASTRADFVGPLFVLFIILYIGLAILTVFVLRTFFKRHPLKNDLHQQGGDSRA